Proteins from a genomic interval of Shewanella seohaensis:
- a CDS encoding DUF3034 family protein: MNTMKLSLSTRRYTRALLCLFCPLWLGGIAPVVAEGSRVIATGGASMTEGSAGGGIVPWAVINGYGSSEEWSATAMATGVYVDDFTLKVMGVSLSYDNRFELSLARQTFDLDTLGGELGQDIVGFKYKLAGELLYTAMPQITLGAQYKKVDDFSLPQAVGARDDWGLDIYVAASKVFFDTVAGRNLLLNATVRATKANQTGLLGFGTEASNDYHFMLEASAALLLTDNLALGIEYRQKPNELGFAREDDWQDIFLAWFINKHLSVVTAYADLGSIAGFEHQRGWYLSLEGAL, encoded by the coding sequence ATGAACACAATGAAGTTGAGCTTATCGACTCGGCGCTATACTAGGGCGCTGCTTTGTCTGTTTTGCCCGCTTTGGTTAGGGGGCATTGCGCCAGTTGTGGCTGAGGGTAGCCGTGTGATCGCCACTGGCGGCGCGTCAATGACTGAGGGCAGTGCTGGCGGTGGTATAGTGCCTTGGGCCGTGATCAACGGTTATGGCAGTAGTGAAGAGTGGTCGGCAACGGCCATGGCCACGGGTGTTTATGTCGATGATTTTACGCTAAAAGTGATGGGCGTCTCGTTAAGTTATGACAATCGGTTTGAGCTCAGTTTGGCAAGGCAAACCTTTGATTTGGATACTCTTGGCGGCGAGCTTGGCCAGGATATCGTCGGGTTCAAATACAAGCTTGCCGGCGAGTTGTTATATACCGCCATGCCACAAATCACCTTGGGCGCACAGTATAAAAAAGTGGATGACTTTAGCCTTCCTCAGGCGGTTGGCGCGCGGGATGATTGGGGTTTAGATATATATGTCGCTGCCAGTAAAGTGTTTTTTGATACGGTAGCGGGTCGTAATTTGTTACTCAATGCCACAGTGCGCGCGACCAAAGCCAATCAAACTGGCTTATTAGGGTTTGGCACTGAGGCCAGTAACGATTACCACTTTATGTTGGAAGCCTCGGCTGCGTTACTGCTCACCGATAATCTGGCACTGGGTATTGAATATCGTCAAAAACCGAACGAACTGGGATTTGCTCGAGAGGATGATTGGCAGGACATATTTTTAGCTTGGTTTATCAATAAGCATCTGTCAGTGGTCACAGCCTATGCCGATTTAGGCAGCATTGCGGGTTTTGAGCATCAACGGGGCTGGTATCTGTCGTTGGAGGGCGCGCTATGA
- a CDS encoding LabA-like NYN domain-containing protein, producing the protein MKKIALFVDVQNIYYTCREAYQRQFNYRKLWQQLSAQGEIVSAIAYAIHRGDDGQLKFQDALRHIGFELKLKPFIQRSDGSAKGDWDVGITIDVLEMAPEVDTVILLSGDGDFALLLDKIRQKYAIEAEVYGVPSLTAKSLMEAASCFNPIEESLLR; encoded by the coding sequence TTGAAAAAAATCGCCCTGTTTGTCGACGTGCAAAACATCTACTACACCTGCCGTGAGGCTTATCAGCGCCAGTTTAACTATCGCAAACTCTGGCAACAGTTAAGCGCGCAGGGTGAGATTGTCAGCGCCATCGCCTACGCCATTCATCGCGGGGACGATGGTCAATTAAAGTTTCAAGATGCGCTGAGACATATTGGTTTTGAGCTAAAACTTAAGCCCTTTATTCAGCGCAGTGATGGTTCGGCAAAGGGTGATTGGGATGTGGGCATCACCATAGATGTGCTGGAGATGGCGCCCGAGGTGGATACAGTGATCTTGCTGTCTGGCGATGGGGACTTTGCCCTCTTGCTCGATAAGATAAGGCAAAAATACGCCATCGAGGCTGAGGTGTATGGCGTGCCCTCCCTCACGGCAAAATCTCTGATGGAGGCGGCTAGCTGCTTTAATCCGATAGAAGAGTCATTGTTACGTTAA
- a CDS encoding multidrug efflux RND transporter permease subunit, with product MWLSDVSVKRPVVAIVLSLLLCVFGLVSFTKLSVREMPDVESPVVTVSTSYSGASAAIMESQITKTLEDELTGISGIDEITSTTRNGSSRITVKFLLGWNLTEGVSDVRDAVARAQRRLPEDANDPVVSKDNGSGEPSVYVNLSSSVMDRTQLTDYAQRVLEDRFSLISGVSSISISGGLYKVMYVKLRPEQMAGRNVTVTDIINALRKENVETPGGQVRNDTTVMSVRTKRLYYTPKDFDYLVVRTASDGTPIYLKDVADVAVGAQNENSTFKSDGIVNLSLGVITQSDANPLIVAQEVHKEVDRIQDFLPEGTSLVVDFDSTVFIDRSINEVYNTLYVTGALVVLVLYIFIGQARATLIPAVTVPVSLISAFIAANMFGYSINLLTLMALILAIGLVVDDAIVVVENIFHHIERGEEPLLAAYKGTREVGFAVVATTAVLVMVFLPISFMEGMVGLLFTEFSVMLAVSVLFSSLIALTLTPVLSSKLLKANVKPNRFNRFVDSGFARMEKVYRVGVTQAIRFKWLAPLVILACVGGSAWLMQQVPSQLAPQEDRGVLFAFVKGAEGTSYNRMTANMDIVEDRLMPLLGQGVLRSFSVQAPAFGGRAGDQTGFVIMQLEDWEHRHVTAQQALGIISNALKDIPDVMVRPMMPGFRGQSSEPVQFVLGGSDYAELFKWAQVLKEEANASPMMEGADLDYAETTPELIVTVDKERAAELGISVDEVSQTLEVMLGGRKETTYVDRGEEYDVYLRGDENSFNNVGDLSQIYMRSAKGELVTLDTLTHIEEVASAQKLSHTNKQKSITLKANISKGYTLGEALKFLDNKAIELLPKDISIGYTGESKDFKENQSSILIVFGLALLVAYLVLAAQFESFINPLVVMFTVPMGVFGGFLGLLITSQGINIYSQIGMIMLIGMVTKNGILIVEFANQLRDRGLALDKAIIDASTRRLRPILMTAFTTLVGAVPLIFSSGAGSESRIAVGTVVFFGMAFATFVTLFVIPAMYRLISAATHSPGYVEAKLEAAIKAQELAAQELAAQEAAKQQEQTAKA from the coding sequence ATGTGGCTGTCCGATGTTTCCGTTAAGCGCCCCGTCGTCGCGATCGTTTTAAGCTTATTGTTGTGCGTCTTTGGTTTAGTGTCCTTCACTAAACTGTCGGTACGGGAAATGCCCGATGTCGAAAGCCCAGTGGTGACCGTCAGTACCAGCTACTCTGGTGCTTCGGCCGCGATTATGGAGAGCCAAATCACTAAGACCCTCGAGGATGAACTCACGGGGATCAGCGGCATCGATGAAATCACCTCAACCACCCGTAATGGCAGCTCGCGGATCACAGTAAAATTCCTCCTCGGTTGGAACTTAACCGAAGGCGTGAGTGATGTGCGTGACGCCGTGGCCCGTGCCCAGCGCCGCCTGCCTGAAGATGCCAACGATCCAGTGGTCTCTAAGGACAATGGCTCTGGCGAACCCTCTGTCTATGTCAACTTAAGCTCCAGCGTAATGGACAGAACTCAGCTGACCGATTACGCCCAGCGCGTATTAGAAGACAGATTTAGCCTCATCAGCGGCGTGAGTTCCATCAGCATCTCGGGCGGTTTGTACAAGGTGATGTACGTTAAGCTCAGACCCGAGCAAATGGCGGGACGCAATGTCACAGTCACCGACATTATTAACGCACTGCGTAAAGAAAACGTCGAAACCCCAGGCGGTCAAGTACGTAACGATACCACTGTGATGTCGGTGCGCACTAAGCGACTCTATTACACCCCGAAGGATTTTGACTATTTAGTGGTTCGCACCGCCAGCGATGGCACGCCTATCTATCTAAAGGATGTGGCGGATGTGGCCGTTGGTGCCCAGAACGAAAACTCCACCTTTAAGAGCGATGGTATCGTTAACTTAAGCTTAGGCGTTATCACTCAGTCCGATGCGAACCCTTTGATTGTGGCGCAGGAAGTCCATAAAGAAGTCGATAGAATTCAAGATTTTCTCCCCGAAGGCACAAGCCTTGTGGTGGACTTTGACTCGACCGTCTTTATCGACCGCTCAATTAACGAGGTATACAACACCCTCTATGTGACTGGCGCCCTTGTGGTATTAGTGCTGTACATCTTTATCGGCCAAGCCAGAGCGACCCTCATCCCTGCGGTGACAGTACCTGTGTCGCTCATTTCGGCCTTTATTGCCGCCAACATGTTCGGCTACTCGATTAACCTATTGACGCTGATGGCATTAATTCTCGCCATCGGTCTTGTCGTTGACGATGCCATCGTCGTGGTAGAGAACATCTTCCACCATATTGAGCGCGGTGAAGAGCCACTACTCGCCGCTTACAAAGGCACGCGGGAAGTGGGCTTTGCGGTTGTGGCCACCACAGCCGTGTTAGTCATGGTGTTCCTGCCGATTTCCTTTATGGAGGGCATGGTCGGTTTACTCTTTACCGAGTTCTCGGTGATGCTGGCAGTATCCGTGCTGTTTTCTTCACTTATCGCCCTGACGCTGACGCCAGTACTGAGTAGCAAACTGCTTAAAGCCAATGTTAAACCGAACCGTTTTAACCGTTTCGTCGACAGTGGTTTTGCCCGCATGGAAAAGGTTTACCGTGTTGGCGTGACTCAGGCGATCCGTTTTAAATGGTTGGCGCCACTGGTGATCCTCGCCTGCGTTGGCGGCAGTGCCTGGTTAATGCAACAAGTGCCCTCACAGTTAGCACCGCAGGAAGACCGCGGCGTACTGTTCGCCTTCGTAAAAGGCGCCGAAGGCACCAGCTATAACCGTATGACGGCGAACATGGACATAGTCGAAGACCGACTGATGCCCCTGCTCGGCCAAGGCGTGTTACGTTCTTTTAGCGTTCAAGCCCCAGCCTTCGGTGGCCGCGCTGGCGATCAAACTGGCTTTGTGATCATGCAGTTAGAGGACTGGGAACATCGCCATGTCACGGCGCAGCAAGCCCTTGGCATTATCAGCAACGCCTTAAAAGATATTCCCGACGTGATGGTTCGCCCTATGATGCCAGGCTTTAGGGGCCAATCGAGTGAGCCAGTACAATTCGTCCTCGGCGGCTCAGATTACGCCGAGCTGTTTAAATGGGCGCAGGTATTAAAAGAAGAAGCCAATGCCAGTCCTATGATGGAAGGCGCGGACTTAGATTATGCCGAAACCACGCCAGAGCTTATCGTCACCGTCGATAAAGAACGGGCGGCGGAGCTTGGGATCAGCGTCGATGAAGTCTCGCAAACCTTAGAAGTGATGCTCGGCGGTCGTAAAGAAACAACCTATGTCGACCGAGGTGAAGAGTACGATGTGTATCTGCGCGGCGATGAAAACAGCTTTAACAACGTCGGCGATTTAAGCCAAATCTATATGCGCTCGGCCAAGGGCGAATTAGTGACGCTCGATACCCTAACCCATATCGAAGAAGTCGCATCGGCACAAAAACTTAGCCATACCAATAAGCAAAAATCGATCACCCTTAAGGCCAACATCAGTAAAGGCTACACTTTGGGTGAAGCCTTGAAGTTTTTAGATAATAAGGCGATTGAGCTATTACCTAAGGATATTTCCATCGGTTATACCGGCGAATCTAAGGACTTTAAAGAAAACCAGAGCAGCATCTTAATCGTGTTCGGTTTAGCGCTCCTAGTGGCTTATCTGGTTTTGGCGGCGCAATTTGAAAGCTTTATCAACCCCTTAGTGGTGATGTTTACCGTGCCTATGGGGGTATTCGGTGGCTTCCTTGGCCTGTTGATTACCAGTCAAGGCATTAACATCTATAGCCAGATTGGGATGATCATGTTGATTGGTATGGTGACTAAAAACGGTATCTTAATCGTCGAGTTTGCCAACCAATTGCGTGACCGAGGTTTAGCCTTAGACAAAGCCATTATCGACGCTTCGACTCGTCGCTTACGCCCCATTCTGATGACAGCTTTCACCACCTTAGTAGGTGCTGTGCCGCTGATCTTCTCATCGGGCGCAGGCTCTGAAAGCCGGATTGCCGTAGGTACTGTAGTGTTCTTCGGTATGGCCTTTGCCACCTTTGTGACCCTGTTCGTGATCCCGGCTATGTACCGCTTAATCTCGGCCGCGACCCATTCACCGGGTTATGTTGAGGCGAAACTCGAGGCGGCCATCAAAGCGCAAGAATTAGCGGCTCAAGAATTAGCAGCGCAAGAGGCGGCTAAACAACAGGAACAAACAGCCAAAGCCTAG
- a CDS encoding group I truncated hemoglobin yields MSHFRKFLAHLTTALLITALPISTVLLAGCALSDPDTPVSSANASPTTLYQALGGDSGVSAIVDGLLAHIARDPRIVHHFDETDIAIFRERLIEHLCAVTDGGCVYQGENMADSHKGLNITQADFDALVGHLIESMKELHISTSTRNALLKRLAPMYSEVTYQ; encoded by the coding sequence ATGAGTCATTTTCGCAAGTTTCTCGCACACTTAACCACGGCACTTTTAATCACAGCACTTCCAATCTCGACAGTTTTACTTGCTGGCTGCGCCCTATCTGATCCTGACACCCCAGTATCTAGTGCGAACGCCAGTCCTACAACCCTGTATCAGGCCCTCGGTGGTGATTCGGGCGTTTCGGCTATCGTTGATGGCTTGCTTGCGCATATCGCGCGGGATCCCCGCATTGTCCACCACTTCGATGAAACGGATATTGCCATCTTTCGCGAGCGTCTTATCGAACATTTGTGCGCTGTCACGGATGGAGGCTGCGTCTATCAAGGCGAAAATATGGCAGACAGCCATAAAGGTTTGAATATCACTCAGGCCGATTTTGATGCTTTAGTCGGGCATTTGATTGAATCGATGAAGGAACTGCATATTTCAACATCGACCCGCAATGCGCTGCTGAAGCGCCTTGCGCCCATGTATTCCGAGGTGACGTATCAGTAA
- a CDS encoding HD-GYP domain-containing protein, whose amino-acid sequence MNAFQPQEISIKIDVRHALLAVATALDFVGVDDLHHGHRVAYMAYECANVLGWSDEKKQFAYFAGLIHDCGVSSSEEHLRLLKLMQPEDATSHSRRGYEALMKCPILDVFALTVFYHHTPWLELQTAAISEFDRDLAALVFLADRTDFLRARYTHGCHQELITLHEGLVANNLLAHSGVLFEPNMVAAMCQLVSKDGFWYNMEAAHIEQMALEFEANQLYDKQLDLEGVKQISRFLARIVDAKSPFTFHHSDKVALLAKLVAKDCGISDTDAELLYVAGLLHDVGKLKTPDLLLHKEGKLTREEYSIMKRHTVDTDHTLKSFFPKSVIGEWASNHHERLDGSGYPFRKRQEQLDLPSRILALVDVFQALTQHRPYRGSMSLSEVLEIMLPMVQQGKLDSNVYDVLLADADNFYQLSTQEYEDIKL is encoded by the coding sequence ATGAATGCTTTTCAGCCCCAGGAAATCAGCATCAAAATTGATGTGCGGCATGCGCTGTTAGCCGTGGCGACGGCATTGGATTTTGTCGGCGTGGATGATTTACACCACGGTCATCGAGTGGCCTATATGGCCTACGAATGCGCCAATGTGCTGGGCTGGTCAGATGAAAAGAAGCAGTTTGCCTATTTTGCGGGGCTTATCCATGACTGCGGCGTGTCTTCCTCCGAGGAGCATCTACGCCTACTCAAATTAATGCAGCCAGAAGATGCCACTTCCCACAGTCGCCGTGGGTATGAGGCATTAATGAAGTGTCCTATCCTAGATGTCTTTGCCCTCACTGTGTTTTATCACCATACACCTTGGCTAGAGTTGCAAACCGCGGCAATCTCTGAGTTTGACCGTGACCTTGCTGCGTTGGTGTTTCTGGCCGATCGGACCGATTTTCTGCGGGCGCGCTATACCCATGGTTGTCATCAAGAGCTAATCACCCTCCATGAGGGGTTAGTTGCGAATAATTTGCTAGCCCACAGTGGCGTGCTCTTCGAGCCGAATATGGTGGCGGCCATGTGCCAATTAGTCAGCAAAGACGGTTTTTGGTACAACATGGAGGCTGCCCATATCGAGCAAATGGCCCTCGAGTTTGAGGCGAATCAACTGTACGACAAACAGCTGGATCTCGAAGGCGTTAAGCAGATATCAAGATTTCTGGCGCGGATTGTCGATGCCAAGAGTCCCTTTACTTTTCATCATTCGGACAAGGTTGCACTGCTGGCAAAACTGGTTGCTAAGGATTGTGGCATATCGGATACCGATGCCGAGTTATTGTATGTGGCTGGGCTGTTACACGATGTTGGTAAGCTCAAAACCCCCGATTTATTACTCCATAAGGAAGGCAAGCTGACTAGGGAGGAATACTCGATTATGAAGCGCCACACCGTCGATACCGACCACACCTTAAAGAGCTTTTTTCCAAAGTCTGTGATTGGTGAGTGGGCGTCAAACCACCATGAGCGTCTCGATGGCTCGGGCTATCCCTTTAGAAAAAGACAAGAACAGTTAGATTTACCTTCGCGTATCCTTGCTCTCGTCGATGTATTTCAAGCCTTAACCCAACATCGGCCTTATCGAGGTTCAATGTCCTTAAGTGAGGTGCTGGAGATTATGTTGCCTATGGTTCAACAAGGTAAGTTGGACTCGAACGTTTATGATGTGTTGCTAGCCGATGCCGATAATTTTTACCAACTCTCGACACAAGAGTATGAGGACATTAAGTTATAA
- a CDS encoding multidrug effflux MFS transporter, with product MKIKPPLWLCVLLMMFPQIMETIYSPALPNIAENFAVSVASASQTLSVYFIAFAVGVFCWGRLADIIGRRNAMLAGLVCYAIGSAFALMISDFTLLLLARVLSAFGAAVGSVITQTMMRDSYSGEELAKVFSVMGMSLGISPIIGLLLGSLLSAYWGYQGVFVALMASAIVLLFLSLKSLPETRPAHTQKIAIVELAIKMLTDSGIIKNTLLVASFNLMWFSYFSLAPFMFEAQGLSTLAFGMSGLLLGFGAFLGSYFNKLLLGRGYSSALLVRLASFIALFGGLGIWLIQPTDIGVNNVYFLLPMLLIVIAYGIAIPNILSSALANYRAYAGSAGALFGLFYYILLGLGLGAAGMVSHLGGVISFAALLCVGLGLTSLTNLTNLTSLTGRRGSGSQT from the coding sequence ATGAAAATAAAACCACCACTCTGGCTGTGCGTGCTGTTGATGATGTTTCCGCAAATTATGGAAACCATCTATAGCCCGGCTTTGCCTAATATTGCGGAAAACTTTGCGGTGTCTGTTGCCAGCGCCTCGCAAACCTTATCCGTGTACTTTATCGCCTTTGCTGTGGGCGTATTTTGCTGGGGGCGTTTAGCCGACATCATTGGTCGCCGCAACGCCATGCTTGCGGGATTAGTCTGTTATGCCATTGGTTCAGCCTTCGCGTTGATGATTAGTGACTTTACCCTATTGTTGCTGGCGCGCGTATTATCGGCCTTTGGTGCGGCAGTGGGGTCTGTCATTACTCAAACCATGATGCGTGACAGTTACAGCGGGGAGGAATTGGCCAAAGTCTTTTCGGTGATGGGCATGTCTCTTGGGATCAGTCCCATTATCGGATTGCTATTGGGGAGTCTCCTCAGTGCTTATTGGGGGTATCAAGGTGTGTTTGTCGCCCTGATGGCTTCGGCAATTGTGTTGTTGTTTTTGTCGTTAAAGTCTTTGCCCGAAACGAGGCCTGCACATACCCAAAAAATCGCGATAGTTGAGTTAGCTATCAAGATGCTTACCGACAGCGGGATAATTAAAAACACCTTGCTGGTGGCCTCATTTAACTTGATGTGGTTTAGCTACTTTTCATTAGCGCCATTTATGTTTGAGGCGCAAGGGTTGTCGACGCTTGCCTTCGGGATGAGTGGGTTGTTATTGGGCTTTGGCGCATTCCTTGGCAGTTATTTTAATAAACTATTACTAGGCAGAGGTTACTCCAGTGCGCTATTAGTGCGGTTAGCAAGCTTTATTGCACTATTCGGAGGACTCGGTATTTGGCTCATCCAACCGACTGACATTGGCGTGAATAATGTTTACTTCTTACTACCCATGCTGTTGATTGTGATTGCTTATGGGATAGCGATTCCGAACATACTCAGCTCGGCGCTGGCAAACTACCGCGCTTATGCAGGTTCTGCGGGTGCGCTGTTTGGACTGTTTTATTACATTCTGTTGGGGCTAGGTTTAGGCGCTGCAGGCATGGTAAGCCATCTTGGGGGCGTGATTAGCTTCGCGGCGCTGCTTTGTGTGGGGCTTGGTTTGACGAGCTTGACTAACTTGACTAACTTGACGAGCTTGACTGGGCGCAGAGGGAGCGGTTCTCAGACTTAA
- a CDS encoding methylamine utilization protein, with protein sequence MILNRAVFTLFVCMVLPMSMAADLQIQVVDSQQVALADAVVELIPDVMPDKTTITDHYEMSQKNRTFIPFVLAVPRGSKVDFPNLDRTRHHVYSFSEAKPFELKLYVGKAEAPIMFDKPGLVALGCNIHDYMQAFIYVADSPIVAVANEKGEIQFKALTAGHYKVKLWHPWQKAISEPKDLNLAAETQTLTLALDVERQAKPSAPPSGFGSFDAK encoded by the coding sequence ATGATATTAAATCGCGCTGTATTTACCTTGTTTGTCTGTATGGTGCTGCCCATGAGTATGGCCGCAGACCTCCAGATTCAGGTGGTAGACTCGCAACAAGTGGCGCTGGCCGATGCGGTTGTGGAACTTATCCCTGATGTGATGCCCGATAAAACGACCATTACTGATCATTATGAAATGTCACAAAAAAACCGTACCTTTATCCCCTTTGTGCTGGCAGTTCCTAGAGGATCAAAAGTAGATTTTCCTAATCTGGATCGTACCCGCCACCATGTGTATTCCTTTTCCGAGGCCAAACCGTTCGAGTTGAAACTCTATGTGGGTAAAGCCGAAGCGCCTATTATGTTTGATAAACCTGGCCTAGTGGCGCTTGGCTGCAATATTCACGATTATATGCAAGCCTTTATTTATGTTGCAGATAGCCCCATTGTGGCGGTGGCGAACGAAAAAGGAGAGATCCAATTCAAGGCACTTACGGCCGGTCATTATAAAGTCAAACTTTGGCATCCATGGCAGAAGGCCATTTCTGAGCCTAAGGACCTCAATTTGGCTGCAGAGACTCAAACACTCACGCTGGCATTAGATGTCGAGCGTCAGGCAAAACCTTCGGCTCCGCCATCGGGGTTTGGATCCTTTGATGCTAAATAG